A single Drosophila miranda strain MSH22 chromosome XR, D.miranda_PacBio2.1, whole genome shotgun sequence DNA region contains:
- the LOC108152106 gene encoding N-acylneuraminate cytidylyltransferase A — protein sequence MFRVPLGLLIVLPQLLFQIGCVQMCSKSEIHALILARGGSKGIKYKNLVKIEGLSLLARTIITIQNSSCFDHIWVSTDDKRISIEANKYGAIVHNRPSEIARDETSSLDAIKEFLDVHKAIHNFSLFQCTSVFLKEKYINEAALAFKNHDCVFAAMRSHYLRWEFVDHLLVPVGFNSKARPRRQDWKGDIVETGMFYFSKRRLVESGFLQNNRCSIVEIDQKDGLEIDSPIDLTIARCILNNKM from the exons ATGTTTCGAGTTCCACTTGGACTCTTAATAGTTTTACCGCAACTTCTGTTTCAAATAGGATGTGTTCAAATGTG TTCGAAAAGCGAAATACATGCGTTAATTCTGGCTAGAGGTGGAAGCAAGGGAATTAAATACAAAAACCTAGTTAAAATAGAGGGACTGTCATTGTTGGCGCGTACAATCATAACAATACAAAATTCTTCTTGCTTTGATCATATTTGGGTTTCTACGGACGACAAAAGAATTTCAATTGAAGCCAACAAAT ATGGTGCTATTGTGCATAATCGGCCTTCAGAGATTGCCAGGGACGAGACATCTTCCCTGGATGCTATCAAAGAATTTTTAGATGTGCACAAAGCTATTCATAACTTTTCTTTATTTCAATGTACGTCTGTgtttttaaaagaaaaatacatTAATGAAGCTGCTTTGGCATTTAAAAACCATGACTGTGTGTTTGCAGCTATGAG GTCGCATTATTTACGATGGGAATTCGTTGATCATTTGCTAGTACCCGTGGGTTTTAATTCAAAGGCCAGACCAAGACGCCAAGATTGGAAAGGAGATATAGTGGAAACAGGAATGTTCTATTTTTCGAAACGACGATTAGTAGAGAGTGGATTTTTACAAAATAACAG gTGCTCTATCGTGGAAATAGATCAAAAAGATGGTTTGGAAATCGACTCACCCATTGATTTAACAATAGCACGATgtattttaaataataaaatgtgA